The Pirellulimonas nuda genome includes a region encoding these proteins:
- a CDS encoding peptidylprolyl isomerase, with the protein MPQKLARLMFAALMAVAVAACAQPDAQPASSPQPMPECQVMARVNGQVIVACEVLWQVNLILEKNKGRIPPDKLDEITQDLVRQHVMMMVDTRIAYGDFRATVPQADIKAIYEKLGPMFDEQEVPKLMKGVGVTDPRDLEPRLLELQTSMRERRSDFFTTMIARQWVTESVKIDRTVTHEQLLDYYENHGDDFAVANRARWEELMVRFDRFNDKSAAYRELAEIGNLAFQAMASASPSPDEPVFGELARQRSHGLEASEGGVHDWINKGSLAASRLDEALFTLPVGQMSPIVESPYGFHIVRVLERQEAGKTPFTEVQDEIRTSILNERQQAAYDDHLAALRNKARIWTAWDGDLPGPEYAAARDAAQRR; encoded by the coding sequence GTGCCGCAAAAGCTCGCCAGGCTGATGTTTGCCGCCCTCATGGCAGTCGCGGTAGCGGCATGCGCCCAACCCGATGCGCAGCCGGCCTCCAGCCCCCAGCCGATGCCGGAGTGCCAAGTGATGGCGCGGGTAAACGGCCAGGTGATCGTGGCCTGCGAGGTGCTGTGGCAGGTGAATCTGATCCTAGAAAAGAACAAGGGGCGCATCCCGCCCGACAAGCTCGACGAGATCACCCAAGACCTCGTCCGCCAGCACGTGATGATGATGGTCGACACCCGCATCGCGTACGGCGACTTCCGGGCCACCGTGCCGCAGGCAGACATCAAGGCGATCTACGAGAAGCTGGGGCCGATGTTCGATGAGCAAGAGGTCCCCAAGCTCATGAAGGGGGTCGGCGTCACCGACCCGCGCGATCTGGAGCCACGGCTCCTGGAGCTGCAGACCTCGATGCGCGAACGGCGCAGCGACTTCTTCACCACGATGATCGCCCGGCAGTGGGTGACCGAGAGCGTGAAGATCGACCGCACCGTCACACACGAACAACTGCTGGACTATTACGAGAACCACGGCGACGACTTCGCCGTCGCGAACCGCGCGCGGTGGGAAGAGCTGATGGTGCGGTTCGACCGCTTCAATGACAAGTCCGCCGCGTACCGCGAGTTGGCCGAGATCGGCAACCTGGCCTTCCAAGCGATGGCCTCCGCCTCGCCTTCGCCGGACGAGCCGGTGTTCGGCGAATTGGCCCGCCAGCGTTCGCACGGGCTTGAAGCCAGCGAGGGGGGCGTCCACGACTGGATCAACAAGGGTTCGCTGGCCGCGTCGCGGCTGGACGAGGCCTTGTTCACCCTGCCGGTCGGCCAGATGAGCCCCATCGTCGAGAGCCCCTACGGGTTTCACATCGTCCGTGTGCTGGAGCGCCAAGAAGCGGGCAAGACTCCGTTCACCGAGGTGCAGGACGAGATCCGCACGTCGATCCTCAACGAGCGGCAGCAGGCCGCCTACGACGACCACCTCGCCGCGCTGCGGAACAAGGCCCGCATCTGGACCGCTTGGGACGGAGACCTCCCCGGCCCCGAGTACGCCGCGGCCCGCGATGCGGCGCAGCGCCGCTAG
- the mfd gene encoding transcription-repair coupling factor: MKQTAPVAGAEAADPGRLRGLADYLAQDSGLARVADCLAAGQSGTLGGVWGASRALVAAALAGRAPGALVVVCPRQADVDPLAGALPLFAPGRVARFPAWETEPDQRVAHDETFGLRLRSLAALSGAQRLDRPKLVVTSIQALMQPTPARDALAGATRSVRVGESFDADAWREWLLAQGGAQTSAVELPGEFAVRGGILDVFAPDAEHPLRIELFGDEVESIRPFEVATQRSLGALDHAPLTMLKPGASDRSHFTAFLAPDTWFLLIEPADIAEEGRFYLERSTRPRDCHSVRTTLAEVYKFPSVTAAGVPAGSLEETQHLGFESVERFSGDVHKVRNELESVADKNEVFIVCPTEADTERLAELFADSPLATEDRLRLVVGQLGEGFRYVGRNAVVLSSSELFNRHDVVRGSIRQVAARAIDSFLELREGDLIVHITHGIGRYRGIKLLEKEGAAEEHLELEYFGGTRIYVPASKIELVQKYVGGKKLKPPLARIGGKAWVRQKEAAERATTDLAADMLELQARRDARPGVSFPSDTHWQQEFDAAFPYQETPDQLTALEAIKDDMQAPRSMDRLLCGDVGFGKTEVAMRAAFKAVDAGYQVAVLAPTTVLVEQHGRTFRERMAEFPFEIASLSRFCTKGEQTKLIKRAKEGSLDILIGTHRLASADVEFNNLGLLIIDEEQRFGVAVKERLKALRSAVDVLTMTATPIPRTLHMALLGVRSISNLETPPADRLAVETRVSRFSDEMIRHALLRELNRGGQAYFVHNRVHDILKVAARIEEIVPEARVCVGHGQMNEHELEEVMTRFVRHEYDVLLATTIIESGLDIPNANTMFIDDADRYGLADLHQLRGRVGRAQRRAYCYLLVDEDRRLTPEAARRLRAIEEFNQLGAGFALAMRDLEIRGAGNLLGTEQSGHIAMVGYEMYCQLLEKAVRRLKKMAPREMVDVTIDLPVEAFLTAEYAGDMRSRIDLYRRLARITSEAEVDDFGAELLDRFGPIPDPVTRLLELARLRVWAHGWGVTLVRREDNYLVCGYSSSQKVRKLVEASGGRLRVADASSAYLPLGAGSGSGGGHAPAALLETAKALLRPAGAAP; this comes from the coding sequence GTGAAGCAAACGGCTCCCGTAGCCGGCGCGGAGGCGGCCGACCCCGGTCGGCTCCGCGGGCTGGCCGACTATCTTGCGCAGGACTCCGGCCTGGCGCGTGTTGCGGATTGCCTGGCAGCGGGGCAGAGCGGCACGCTGGGGGGCGTCTGGGGGGCTTCGCGCGCACTGGTCGCGGCGGCGCTAGCCGGCCGGGCGCCCGGCGCCCTGGTGGTGGTGTGCCCGCGGCAGGCAGACGTCGACCCGCTGGCCGGAGCGCTCCCGCTGTTCGCGCCGGGACGCGTCGCGCGTTTCCCTGCCTGGGAGACAGAGCCCGACCAACGCGTCGCCCACGACGAGACTTTTGGGCTGAGGCTGCGCAGCCTAGCGGCGCTTTCGGGCGCCCAGCGGCTCGATCGGCCGAAGCTGGTCGTCACCAGCATCCAGGCGTTGATGCAGCCCACCCCGGCAAGAGACGCTCTGGCGGGCGCCACCCGCAGCGTGCGGGTTGGCGAGTCCTTCGACGCAGACGCTTGGCGGGAGTGGCTGCTGGCGCAGGGGGGCGCGCAAACCTCTGCGGTGGAGCTGCCGGGCGAGTTCGCGGTACGGGGCGGCATCCTCGACGTCTTCGCCCCCGACGCCGAGCACCCGTTGCGGATCGAGCTGTTCGGCGACGAGGTCGAATCGATCCGCCCCTTCGAGGTCGCCACGCAGCGGAGCCTGGGCGCGCTCGACCACGCGCCGCTCACCATGCTCAAGCCGGGCGCCTCGGACCGCTCGCACTTCACGGCGTTCCTCGCCCCCGATACTTGGTTCTTGCTGATCGAGCCGGCCGACATCGCCGAAGAAGGGCGGTTCTACCTCGAACGTTCGACCCGCCCGCGTGACTGCCACAGCGTGCGAACGACCCTGGCTGAGGTCTATAAGTTCCCCAGCGTTACTGCCGCGGGGGTGCCGGCCGGGTCGCTGGAGGAGACGCAGCACCTGGGCTTCGAGTCGGTGGAGCGGTTCAGCGGCGACGTGCACAAGGTGCGTAACGAGCTGGAATCGGTCGCGGACAAGAACGAGGTATTCATCGTCTGCCCTACCGAGGCAGACACCGAACGCCTGGCGGAGCTGTTTGCCGACAGCCCGCTAGCAACCGAAGACCGGCTGCGGCTGGTGGTGGGGCAGCTCGGCGAGGGGTTCCGCTACGTCGGCCGCAACGCGGTGGTGCTGAGCAGCTCCGAGCTGTTCAATCGGCACGACGTGGTGCGGGGCTCGATCCGGCAGGTCGCGGCGCGGGCGATCGACTCGTTCCTGGAGCTGCGTGAGGGGGACCTGATCGTCCACATCACGCACGGCATCGGCCGCTACCGCGGCATCAAGCTGCTGGAGAAAGAGGGGGCCGCCGAGGAGCACCTAGAGCTAGAGTACTTCGGCGGCACGCGGATCTACGTGCCGGCGTCGAAGATCGAGCTGGTGCAGAAATACGTCGGCGGCAAGAAGCTCAAGCCGCCGCTGGCGCGGATCGGCGGCAAGGCGTGGGTCCGGCAGAAAGAAGCGGCCGAGCGGGCCACCACCGACCTCGCCGCGGACATGCTGGAACTGCAAGCCCGGCGCGACGCGCGGCCCGGCGTCAGCTTCCCCAGCGACACGCACTGGCAGCAGGAGTTCGACGCGGCGTTCCCCTACCAAGAGACCCCCGACCAGCTAACCGCCCTGGAGGCGATCAAGGACGACATGCAGGCCCCGCGCAGCATGGACCGGCTGCTGTGCGGCGACGTCGGCTTCGGCAAGACCGAGGTGGCGATGCGGGCCGCGTTCAAGGCGGTGGACGCCGGCTACCAAGTCGCCGTGCTGGCGCCCACCACGGTGCTGGTTGAGCAGCACGGCCGCACGTTCCGCGAGCGGATGGCGGAGTTCCCGTTCGAGATCGCCTCGCTCTCGCGATTTTGCACCAAGGGGGAGCAGACCAAGCTGATCAAGCGGGCCAAGGAGGGCTCACTCGACATCCTGATCGGCACGCACCGGCTCGCCTCGGCGGATGTTGAGTTCAACAATCTGGGGCTGCTGATCATCGACGAGGAACAACGCTTCGGCGTGGCGGTGAAGGAGCGGCTCAAGGCGCTACGCTCGGCCGTGGACGTGCTCACCATGACGGCGACCCCGATCCCGCGGACGCTGCACATGGCGCTGTTGGGCGTACGCAGCATCTCCAACCTAGAAACGCCGCCGGCCGATCGTTTGGCGGTCGAGACGCGCGTCTCGAGGTTCAGTGACGAGATGATCCGCCACGCGTTGTTGCGGGAGCTCAACCGCGGCGGGCAGGCTTACTTTGTTCACAACCGCGTGCACGACATCCTCAAGGTGGCGGCCCGGATCGAAGAAATCGTTCCGGAAGCCCGCGTCTGCGTCGGGCACGGGCAGATGAACGAGCACGAGCTGGAAGAAGTGATGACCCGCTTCGTGCGGCACGAGTACGACGTGCTGCTAGCGACCACGATCATCGAGAGTGGGCTCGACATCCCCAACGCCAACACGATGTTCATCGACGACGCCGACCGCTACGGGCTGGCGGACCTGCACCAACTGCGGGGACGCGTGGGCCGCGCCCAGCGGCGTGCCTACTGCTACCTGCTGGTGGACGAGGACCGCCGGCTCACCCCCGAGGCGGCCCGCCGGCTGCGGGCGATCGAGGAGTTCAACCAGTTGGGCGCCGGCTTCGCCCTGGCGATGCGCGACCTGGAGATCCGCGGCGCCGGCAACCTGCTGGGGACCGAGCAGTCGGGCCACATCGCGATGGTGGGCTACGAGATGTACTGCCAGCTCTTGGAGAAGGCGGTCCGTCGGCTCAAGAAGATGGCGCCCCGCGAGATGGTGGACGTCACCATCGACCTCCCTGTCGAGGCCTTCTTGACCGCCGAGTACGCCGGCGACATGCGGAGCCGGATCGACCTCTACCGCCGTCTGGCGAGGATCACCAGCGAGGCGGAGGTAGACGACTTCGGGGCGGAGCTGCTCGACCGCTTCGGCCCCATCCCCGACCCGGTGACGCGGTTGCTGGAGCTAGCACGCCTGCGGGTTTGGGCGCACGGCTGGGGGGTGACGCTGGTGCGGCGCGAGGACAACTACCTGGTGTGCGGGTATTCGTCGAGCCAGAAGGTCAGGAAGCTGGTCGAGGCCTCGGGGGGGCGCCTGCGTGTGGCCGACGCGTCGAGCGCCTACCTGCCTCTGGGTGCGGGCAGCGGCTCGGGCGGGGGCCACGCGCCGGCCGCGTTGCTCGAGACCGCTAAAGCGCTCTTGCGGCCCGCTGGCGCGGCCCCGTAG
- a CDS encoding TrkH family potassium uptake protein, whose product MAKVTGPVAQYPARASLICYVGLIVVGWLALMVPACRVDSALPISVDDALFTATSAVCVTGLIVRDTATEFSFLGQLVILALIQVGGVGIMTVTTFIVIQFDRQSSLRQRALLAETIGAAEGKTTDLRRILARVLLFAALFEAVGALLLFAHATLWLRRPVLESAWHSIFHSVSAFCNAGFALETNSLEGYRGDWGVNLIIAVLIISGGLGFPVILDIQRNLKFGLRDGWNRLQLHSKLMLTGTGVLLVLGAVAILLLEWNNALVRMPWHERVLVSCFQSVTCRTAGFNTIPMGSLSNASLLVSMLLMMIGAGPCSTAGGFKVTTAAILLVRAWNTFRGYTRVNLWRRTLPDESIDRANATLMLFVAIAVTALIMLLSIESPDPEQFSTRNSFMQYSFEVISALGTVGLSTGITAFVSVPGRLVLIALMLLGRLGPISTFVALSHGERRNPVQFVNEEPLVG is encoded by the coding sequence ATGGCCAAAGTTACCGGTCCCGTCGCCCAGTACCCGGCGCGGGCCTCGCTCATTTGCTACGTCGGCCTGATCGTCGTCGGTTGGTTGGCCCTGATGGTCCCCGCTTGCCGGGTTGATAGCGCCCTCCCTATCTCGGTAGACGACGCGCTTTTCACCGCAACCAGCGCCGTGTGTGTTACGGGCTTGATCGTCCGCGACACCGCCACGGAGTTCTCCTTCCTGGGGCAACTGGTGATCTTGGCGCTGATCCAGGTGGGCGGGGTCGGGATCATGACGGTCACCACCTTCATCGTGATCCAGTTCGACCGCCAGAGCAGCCTGCGGCAACGCGCCCTGCTGGCGGAAACGATCGGCGCCGCCGAGGGGAAAACCACCGACCTCCGGCGGATCTTGGCGCGCGTGCTGTTGTTTGCGGCGCTGTTCGAGGCGGTTGGCGCCCTGCTGCTGTTCGCGCACGCAACGCTCTGGCTGCGGCGCCCTGTATTGGAATCGGCGTGGCATTCGATTTTTCATTCGGTGTCCGCGTTCTGCAACGCAGGGTTTGCGTTGGAGACCAACAGCCTGGAGGGCTACCGGGGCGACTGGGGCGTCAATCTGATCATCGCCGTGCTTATCATCTCCGGCGGCCTGGGCTTTCCCGTCATCCTCGACATCCAGCGCAACCTTAAGTTTGGCCTCCGCGACGGTTGGAACCGGCTGCAGCTCCACTCGAAACTCATGCTCACCGGCACCGGCGTTTTGCTGGTGCTGGGCGCCGTCGCGATCCTGCTGCTGGAGTGGAACAACGCCCTGGTGCGGATGCCCTGGCACGAGCGGGTGCTGGTGTCGTGTTTCCAATCGGTCACCTGCCGGACCGCCGGTTTCAACACCATCCCGATGGGTTCGCTCAGCAACGCGTCGCTGCTGGTGAGCATGCTGCTGATGATGATCGGCGCCGGCCCGTGCTCTACCGCGGGTGGGTTTAAGGTGACCACAGCCGCCATCCTGCTGGTGCGGGCGTGGAACACCTTCCGCGGCTACACCCGTGTGAACCTCTGGCGCCGCACGCTGCCAGACGAGAGCATCGACCGGGCGAACGCCACGCTGATGCTGTTTGTCGCCATCGCGGTCACGGCGTTGATTATGTTGCTGTCGATTGAATCGCCCGACCCGGAGCAGTTCTCGACGCGCAACTCTTTTATGCAGTATTCCTTCGAGGTGATCTCGGCGCTCGGGACGGTGGGTTTGAGCACGGGCATCACGGCGTTTGTGAGCGTCCCGGGCCGGCTGGTGCTGATCGCGCTGATGCTGTTGGGCAGGTTGGGGCCGATCTCGACGTTCGTCGCCCTCTCGCACGGCGAACGCCGCAACCCGGTACAATTCGTCAACGAAGAACCCCTGGTAGGCTAA
- a CDS encoding potassium channel family protein produces the protein MAEYKHFVVIGLGSFGSALARRLSEHGGRVTGMDQSEDRVESLKDALYEAVIGDAREAETLAHLPIATASAVFISMGEDITQSLLATLHAKELKARQIIVKGVTEEHGRILKALGVDRVIFPETEIARQLADRITFPNVIDWLPIDPEYSFLEIAVPDSYAGKTLQEIQVRKKFNVWVVGVKDALTGKLAMFPDGQYTLSADQVLLVVGKQVDVSKMADFK, from the coding sequence ATGGCCGAATACAAACACTTTGTCGTTATCGGGCTCGGGTCGTTCGGCAGCGCGCTGGCGCGGCGGCTGAGCGAGCACGGCGGGCGTGTGACCGGCATGGACCAGAGCGAGGACCGGGTGGAGTCGCTCAAGGACGCCCTCTACGAAGCGGTAATCGGCGACGCCCGCGAAGCAGAGACCCTAGCCCACCTGCCGATCGCCACCGCCTCGGCGGTGTTTATCAGCATGGGGGAAGACATCACCCAGTCGCTGCTGGCCACCCTGCACGCGAAGGAGCTCAAAGCGCGGCAGATCATCGTTAAAGGGGTGACCGAGGAGCACGGGCGGATCCTCAAGGCGTTGGGGGTAGACCGGGTGATCTTCCCCGAGACAGAGATCGCCAGGCAGCTCGCCGACCGGATCACGTTCCCCAACGTGATCGACTGGCTGCCGATCGACCCGGAGTACAGCTTCCTAGAGATCGCGGTCCCCGATTCGTACGCGGGCAAGACCCTTCAAGAGATTCAGGTCCGCAAGAAGTTCAACGTGTGGGTGGTCGGCGTGAAGGACGCCCTGACCGGAAAGCTGGCGATGTTCCCGGACGGCCAGTACACCCTCTCGGCCGACCAGGTGCTGCTGGTCGTCGGCAAGCAGGTCGACGTGAGCAAGATGGCCGACTTCAAGTAG
- the cysN gene encoding sulfate adenylyltransferase subunit CysN translates to MSHQSDLIATDIDAYLQQHENKELLRFLTCGSVDDGKSTLIGMLLYESKMIYEDQLAAVQAASATHGTTGGGFDPALLTDGLKAEREQGITIDVAYRYFSTAKRKFIIADCPGHEQYTRNMATGASTCDLAIILVDARHGVMTQTRRHSFIVSLLGIKHVLIAVNKMDLVDYSEERFEEIKRDYREFATRLEMPDQHFVPISALKGENLIAHSEKMPWYEGSTLMHHLENVHIASDRNLIDFRLPVQYVNRPNLDFRGFCGTIASGKVRKGDEVLALPSKRRSKVKSIVTFDGELDEAFAPLAVTLTLEDEIDVSRGDMLVRPDNLPSVADKFEATVVWMSDDPLTPGKEYLIKHASKVAPGRISTLRYRIDVNTLHRADTPTLALNEIGRCHIKLNQPIAFDGYRSNRSTGAFILIDRVTNVTVGAGMILDRASVDASDHWDDEAADSLQERESNVTAQQREARYGQKPATVLLTGLTAAGKTPIANAVERKLFDRGRAVAVLDGQSLRRGVSRDLGFSIDDRSENVRRAAEVAKLFNDAGVIVIAAFTAPFEAVRQRAADVVGRERFIVAHVSAPADWCRAHDTEGAYAKADAGEIASLPGVNAEYEPPAEPDLVLPTHELSFDECANRVVKMLEERGLLG, encoded by the coding sequence ATGAGCCACCAATCCGATCTAATCGCCACCGACATCGATGCCTACCTGCAGCAGCACGAGAACAAGGAGCTCCTCCGGTTTCTCACCTGCGGCAGCGTCGACGACGGCAAGAGCACGCTCATCGGGATGCTGCTCTATGAGTCGAAGATGATCTACGAGGACCAGCTCGCTGCGGTGCAGGCCGCTTCGGCGACGCACGGCACGACAGGCGGCGGGTTCGACCCGGCGCTGTTGACCGACGGCCTCAAGGCCGAGCGGGAGCAGGGGATCACGATCGACGTGGCGTACCGCTACTTCTCAACCGCCAAGCGCAAGTTCATTATCGCCGACTGCCCGGGACACGAGCAGTACACACGCAACATGGCGACCGGCGCCAGCACGTGCGACCTGGCGATCATCCTCGTCGACGCCCGGCACGGCGTGATGACGCAGACCCGGCGGCACTCGTTCATCGTGTCGCTGCTGGGCATCAAGCACGTGTTGATCGCCGTGAACAAAATGGACCTGGTGGACTACTCCGAGGAGCGGTTCGAGGAGATCAAGCGAGACTACCGCGAGTTCGCCACCCGCCTGGAGATGCCCGACCAGCACTTCGTGCCGATTAGCGCGCTCAAGGGAGAGAACCTGATCGCCCACAGCGAGAAGATGCCGTGGTACGAGGGGTCGACGCTGATGCACCACCTGGAGAACGTGCACATCGCGTCCGACCGCAACCTGATCGACTTCCGCCTCCCGGTGCAGTACGTCAACCGGCCCAACCTCGACTTCCGCGGCTTCTGCGGCACCATCGCGTCTGGCAAGGTCCGCAAGGGGGACGAGGTGCTCGCCCTGCCGTCCAAGCGCCGCAGCAAGGTGAAGTCGATCGTCACCTTCGACGGCGAGCTGGACGAGGCGTTTGCGCCGCTGGCGGTGACGCTCACCCTGGAAGACGAGATCGACGTCAGCCGGGGCGACATGCTGGTCCGGCCCGACAACCTGCCGTCGGTCGCGGACAAATTCGAGGCCACGGTCGTGTGGATGAGCGACGACCCGCTCACGCCGGGCAAGGAGTACCTGATCAAGCACGCTTCGAAGGTGGCGCCGGGACGGATCAGCACGCTCCGCTACCGCATCGACGTGAACACGCTCCACCGGGCGGACACGCCGACCCTGGCGCTGAACGAGATCGGCCGTTGCCATATCAAGCTCAACCAGCCGATCGCGTTTGACGGCTACCGCTCGAACCGCTCGACGGGCGCTTTCATCCTGATCGACCGGGTGACGAACGTGACCGTCGGCGCGGGGATGATCCTCGACCGCGCCAGTGTCGACGCGTCCGACCACTGGGACGACGAGGCCGCCGATAGTCTGCAAGAACGCGAGAGCAATGTCACCGCCCAACAGCGCGAGGCCCGCTACGGACAGAAGCCCGCTACGGTGCTGCTGACGGGGCTGACCGCCGCGGGCAAGACGCCCATCGCCAACGCGGTTGAGCGGAAGCTCTTTGATCGCGGCCGTGCGGTCGCGGTGCTCGACGGCCAATCGCTCCGCCGCGGCGTGAGCCGTGACTTGGGCTTTTCGATCGACGACCGCAGCGAAAACGTCCGGCGCGCCGCGGAGGTGGCGAAGCTGTTTAACGACGCCGGGGTGATCGTGATCGCGGCGTTTACGGCGCCGTTTGAGGCGGTCCGCCAACGGGCGGCCGACGTCGTGGGGCGTGAGCGGTTTATCGTGGCCCACGTGTCGGCGCCGGCCGATTGGTGCCGGGCCCACGACACCGAGGGGGCCTACGCCAAAGCAGACGCCGGCGAGATCGCCAGCCTGCCCGGCGTGAACGCAGAGTACGAGCCGCCCGCTGAGCCCGACCTGGTGCTGCCGACGCACGAACTAAGCTTCGACGAGTGCGCCAACCGTGTCGTGAAGATGCTCGAAGAACGCGGCTTGTTGGGCTAA
- a CDS encoding DUF5615 family PIN-like protein, whose translation MAIKFHLDEHLSPSLAIALRRSGVDVSTSQEAALLGEPDPNQLSFAVVNGRALVTNDIGFTRPPMVEKADFGICYCHCQKYAIGELVKALLLVHECMSEAEMRNHVEYL comes from the coding sequence ATGGCGATAAAGTTCCATCTTGACGAACACCTCTCGCCGTCGCTAGCCATTGCCCTGCGTCGCTCGGGCGTTGATGTATCGACAAGCCAGGAAGCGGCGTTGCTTGGCGAGCCGGATCCAAACCAACTCTCGTTTGCGGTGGTCAACGGCCGGGCTTTGGTGACAAACGACATCGGCTTCACAAGACCGCCGATGGTGGAGAAAGCGGATTTTGGCATTTGCTACTGCCATTGCCAGAAGTACGCGATCGGCGAACTGGTCAAAGCCCTGCTCCTTGTTCACGAGTGCATGAGCGAAGCCGAGATGCGGAACCACGTCGAATACCTATGA
- a CDS encoding DUF433 domain-containing protein, with the protein MTPVTTQHIELVPSATHGQKAVIAGTRIRVVDIHAWIEVHGRTPREIVSDFPQLTLGDVHAAMTYYWDNEAMYKRQCEREVELEEEGRKLYPPKLPDAIRRRGNDGDKVPS; encoded by the coding sequence ATGACTCCCGTCACCACCCAGCATATTGAACTGGTCCCCAGCGCCACTCACGGTCAGAAGGCCGTGATCGCCGGCACCCGCATCCGTGTAGTGGACATCCACGCCTGGATCGAAGTGCATGGGAGGACTCCGCGCGAGATCGTTAGCGACTTCCCCCAGTTGACACTCGGCGATGTCCACGCCGCGATGACGTACTACTGGGACAACGAAGCGATGTACAAGAGGCAGTGTGAGAGAGAGGTAGAGCTTGAGGAAGAGGGTCGAAAACTCTACCCACCTAAGCTGCCCGACGCCATCCGACGGAGGGGAAACGATGGCGATAAAGTTCCATCTTGA
- the cysD gene encoding sulfate adenylyltransferase subunit CysD, with product MTSYNLTHLKQLEAESIHIIREVAAEFDNPVMLYSIGKDSAVMVRLAEKAFFPGKPPFPLMHVDTTWKFKEMIAFRENLIRKELGWELIVHINEEGVKQGVGPFTHGSAVHTDIMKTQGLKQALNKHKFDAAFGGARRDEEKSRAKERVYSFRDQHHRWDPKNQRPELWNLYNGRVRKGESIRVFPLSNWTELDVWQYIHLENIPIPDLYLAALRPVVEIDGTLIMVDDDRMPKEHAEKAVMRNVRFRTLGCYPLTGAVESDAADLPSIIQEMLVARVSERQGRVIDHDSQGSMEEKKKEGYF from the coding sequence ATGACTTCCTACAACCTGACCCACCTCAAGCAGCTCGAAGCCGAGAGCATCCACATCATCCGCGAGGTGGCGGCCGAGTTCGACAACCCGGTGATGCTGTACTCCATCGGCAAGGACTCGGCCGTGATGGTCCGGCTGGCCGAGAAAGCGTTCTTCCCCGGCAAGCCGCCGTTCCCGCTGATGCACGTCGACACGACGTGGAAGTTCAAGGAGATGATCGCGTTTCGCGAGAACCTGATCCGTAAGGAGCTAGGCTGGGAGCTGATCGTCCACATCAACGAGGAGGGGGTGAAGCAGGGGGTCGGCCCCTTCACGCACGGCAGCGCCGTGCACACCGACATCATGAAGACGCAGGGGCTCAAGCAAGCGCTCAACAAGCACAAGTTTGACGCCGCGTTTGGAGGCGCCCGCCGTGACGAAGAGAAGAGCCGCGCCAAAGAACGCGTCTACTCGTTCCGCGACCAGCACCACCGTTGGGACCCCAAGAACCAGCGGCCCGAGTTGTGGAACCTGTACAACGGCCGCGTTCGAAAGGGGGAAAGCATCCGCGTCTTCCCGCTATCAAACTGGACCGAGCTGGACGTGTGGCAGTACATCCACTTGGAGAATATACCGATCCCGGATCTTTACTTGGCGGCACTGCGGCCGGTGGTGGAAATTGACGGCACATTGATCATGGTCGACGACGACCGCATGCCCAAAGAGCATGCAGAAAAAGCTGTCATGCGGAACGTCCGCTTCCGCACGCTTGGATGCTATCCGCTGACCGGCGCCGTGGAGTCGGACGCGGCCGACCTCCCGTCAATCATTCAGGAAATGCTGGTCGCTCGGGTAAGTGAGCGACAAGGGCGAGTGATCGACCACGATTCGCAAGGGTCGATGGAAGAGAAGAAAAAGGAAGGGTACTTCTAG